A single Desulfovibrio gilichinskyi DNA region contains:
- a CDS encoding OmpH family outer membrane protein: MRKILFLVLILVLAFQAQAFADTQKMAVVSLDKLLKDSEIGQVAYKQLEEKFKSAKAKMEVQQKELESLKQSLQKQSLVLSLEAKQDKELEFKRKVRDYQDLAQATQRKMQAEQQKLGTPVMEAVKEAVDSYAKKNTVTAVFDKRSSGFLYVDDTVDVTNEVLLEMNRAFRAGKK; this comes from the coding sequence ATGCGTAAAATTCTATTTTTAGTTTTGATTTTGGTATTGGCTTTTCAGGCACAGGCTTTCGCTGATACTCAGAAAATGGCCGTTGTTTCTCTCGACAAATTGCTTAAAGATTCTGAAATAGGTCAGGTTGCTTATAAGCAATTAGAAGAAAAATTTAAGTCTGCTAAAGCTAAAATGGAAGTTCAGCAAAAAGAACTTGAAAGTTTAAAACAGTCTTTGCAGAAGCAGAGCCTTGTACTTTCATTAGAAGCTAAGCAAGATAAAGAGTTAGAATTCAAACGTAAAGTTCGCGATTATCAGGACCTTGCACAAGCAACCCAGAGAAAAATGCAAGCTGAACAGCAAAAGCTTGGAACTCCTGTAATGGAAGCTGTTAAAGAAGCTGTCGATTCATACGCCAAGAAAAACACAGTAACTGCTGTATTTGATAAAAGATCTTCTGGATTTCTTTATGTAGACGATACTGTTGATGTAACAAATGAAGTTCTTCTTGAAATGAACCGTGCTTTCAGAGCAGGTAAAAAGTAG